Proteins encoded by one window of Sorex araneus isolate mSorAra2 chromosome 3, mSorAra2.pri, whole genome shotgun sequence:
- the LOC101537901 gene encoding olfactory receptor 147-like codes for MALGNVSFVTEFILMGLTDEPDLQLPLFFIFLVMYIIIVLGNLGLMTLIGLNSNLQTPMYFFLFNLSFVDLCYSTVFTPKMLVNFVSEKNIISFKGCMAQLYFFSFFAISECYVLASMAYDRYVAICNPLTYSIAMSPKVCASLMLASYLISFSKAMIHTGFMLRLTFCNANTINHYFCDILPVLQLSCTDTSINELVVIIVVGITLVVPSFTIFVSYGFIIASVLRMSSTEGRSKAFSTCSSHIVAVSLFFGSAAFMYLKPSSSMSMDQGKISSVFYTSVVPMMNPLIYSLRNKDVKLALRKTLGRTKF; via the coding sequence ATGGCTCTTGGAAATGTTTCTTTCGTGACAGAATTCATTCTGATGGGATTAACGGACGAACCAGATCTTCAACTTCCTTTGTTCTTCATCTTTCTAGTAATGTATATAATCATTGTGTTGGGTAACTTGGGTCTGATGACTCTCATTGGGCTGAATTCCAATCTCCAGAcccccatgtactttttcctcttTAACCTGTCTTTTGTGGACCTCTGTTATTCTACCGTGTTTACACCCAAGATGCTGGTTAACTTCGTGTCAGAGAAGAATATAATCTCTTTCAAAGGGTGCATGGCCCagctttacttcttttctttttttgccatttcTGAGTGCTATGTGCTGGCATCCATGGCCTACGACCGTTATGTAGCCATCTGCAACCCACTGACGTATAGCATCGCCATGTCCCCTAAGGTGTGTGCCAGCCTGATGCTTGCCTCCTACCTGATATCATTTTCCAAAGCCATGATCCACACTGGATTTATGCTGAGACTGACCTTCTGTAATGCCAACACCATTAACCACTATTTTTGTGACATCCTCCCAGTGCTGCAGCTCTCCTGCACGGACACCTCCATCAACGAGCTGGTTGTGATCATTGTGGTGGGCATCACCCTCGTTGTGCCCAGTTTCACCATCTTTGTCTCTTACGGGTTCATCATTGCCAGCGTTCTCCGCATGAGCTCCACGGAGGGCAGGTCCAAGGCCTTCAGTACCTGCAGCTCCCACATTGTTGCTGTGTCTCTCTTCTTTGGATCGGCCGCGTTTATGTATCTTAAACCCTCTTCTTCTATGTCTATGGATCAGGGGAAAATCTCCTCTGTGTTTTACACAAGTGTAGTTCCCATGATGAACCCCTTAATCTACAGTTTGAGGAACAAAGACGTTAAACTTGCTCTCAGAAAAACTCTTGGTAGGACAAAATTTTGA
- the LOC101537628 gene encoding olfactory receptor 145-like, producing the protein MAPANSSLVTEFILAGLTDQPGLQLPLFFIFLVMYIVTVLGNVGLMTLIGLNSNLQTPMYFFLFNLSFVDLCYSTVFTPKMLVNFVSEKNIISYTGCMTQLYFFCFFSISECYVLTSMAYDRYVAICNPLTYSIAMSPKVCASLMLASYLMAFSGSLAHTGFMLRLTFCDASTINHYFCDLLPVLQLSCTDTYVNEMVVIIVVGINIAVPCITIFFSYGSIVCSILRMSSTEGRSKAFSTCSSHIVAVSLFFGSASFMYLKPSSPTSMDQGKISSVFYTNTVPLMNPLIYSLRNKDVKLALRKTLSRRKL; encoded by the coding sequence ATGGCTCCTGCCAACAGCTCTTTAGTGACTGAATTCATCTTGGCAGGATTAACAGACCAACCAGGTCTCCAACTTCCCTTGTTCTTCATCTTTTTAGTAATGTATATAGTCACTGTGTTGGGAAACGTGGGTTTGATGACTCTCATCGGGCTGAATTCCAATCTCCAGACCCCcatgtattttttcctctttaaccTGTCTTTTGTGGACCTCTGTTATTCTACCGTGTTTACACCCAAGATGCTGGTTAACTTCGTGTCAGAGAAGAATATTATCTCCTACACAGGGTGCATGACCCAGCTTTActtcttctgctttttttccatttctgagtgCTATGTGCTGACGTCCATGGCCTACGACcgttatgtggccatctgcaacccACTGACGTATAGCATCGCCATGTCCCCTAAGGTGTGTGCCAGCCTGATGCTTGCCTCCTACTTGATGGCATTTTCTGGTTCCCTGGCCCACACTGGATTCATGCTGAGACTGACCTTCTGTGATGCCAGCACCATCAACCACTACTTTTGTGACCTCCTTCCTGTGCTGCAGCTCTCCTGCACAGACACCTACGTCAACGAGATGGTTGTGATCATTGTGGTGGGCATCAACATCGCCGTGCCCTGTATCACCATCTTCTTCTCTTATGGTTCCATTGTCTGCAGTATCCTCCGCATGAGCTCCACGGAGGGCAGGTCCAAGGCCTTCAGCACCTGCAGCTCCCACATCGTTGctgtttctctcttctttggaTCGGCTTCATTCATGTATCTCAAGCCATCTTCTCCCACTTCCATGGACCAGGGGAAAATCTCCTCTGTCTTTTATACCAACACTGTTCCCTTGATGAACCCCTTAATCTACAGCTTGCGGAACAAAGACGTTAAACTTGCTCTGAGAAAAACCCTGAGTCGGAGAAAATTGTGA